AGAAGTTATTGGTTTCTGGCATTGTCGTTAATTTTCATTTTGCTATGCCTCTATGCCGGATATAATGGGATGACTCATCATGAATTCAGGACAGTGGAGTTGGATCAGGCAAAGGCTGAACAACAAGAATTGATAGATAATGTGTTTAGTGTTGCTCAGGCAGTTCAAAATGGAGAGTCCCCTGATAATGCCTACCGTTTATCTCCGATGAATGCATCCATATCTACCGGAGCTCTTGCATATATGGCCCCTGAACCATTGAACATGTTTGCGATAGGGCAAAGTGACTTATACACGCATCAAATAAAGATTTCAGCAAGGGAGGATATTGCTACCCTAACTTTTACCGAAATGAGTAACCCGGTTCAGCTGCTGTTCGGAAATTTTGATCTGGTTTTTGTATTCACCTATCTGATCCCTCTAATCATAATTGCATTTACCTACAATTTGCAATCACAGGAACTCGAAAGCGGAAGGTTAAAACTCTTGGCTTCCAGTCCAATTAACCCAAAAATATGGTTGTTCCAGCGGTACCTGACCCGATTTCTTTCGATATGCTTCATATTAGGGGTAATAAATATTCTGTTATTACTCGTTTTAAATGCAGACCCTGATGCGCGCCTTACCAGTATGGCTCTGGCTACTTTTGCATATCTATGTTTTTGGTTTGCAGTCTCTTTCTTAGTTAATGTGTTCGGTACTACATCCGGTCAAAATGCAGTCGTTTTATTATCAATTTGGATTGTACTGGTTCTGATTATCCCCGCGACCGTAAATCAACAGGCAAACTCAATTTATCCAACTCCTTCAAGAGTCTTACTGTTGAATGAAATTCGGGAGACCAAAAAGGAATTGTCGGAGGAACAGGATAAAGTTCTGGCTGAATATCTGCGGAATCATCCGGAATTAGCTCGGAACGAAGGGGAGAACCGGTTTGCATATTGGCAAGGCTTTTTCGCCAGCCAGGAAATGATGGAGCAATCCCTTTCGCCACTCATTGAGCAATTTGATACACAGTTAGCAAAACAAAGCAGCTGGGTGAATACCTGGAGATTTTTGAGCCCTGCCATTTTATTTCAATCCAGCTTTACCGAATTAGCAGGCACTTCATCAAGGCAGTACAACGAATTCAAAGCCGGGGTTAAAGACTTTTCAATAAGCTGGAGAGAATTCTTTATGCCTATGGTGTTCGAAAATCGGATGCTGACGATTAGTGATTTAGAATTGCTGCCTTCTTTTGAACATCAGGTTACCGTTGACAGAAGATTTACCAGCACGAATTTAATTGCATTAATGGCCATATCAGGCCTTTTGTTGGCAATCGGTTTCAGAAAACAACAAATGCTTTTTCAACTATGATGTCTCTAACAAGCTTTTCTGGTCTAGGAAAATCTACCTGGTTAATACTTAGCCTGGTATTTCTCCTATCTTGTAACCGAGCCCAATCAGGTACGGAGCAGACCCTGGACTATGACGCTGGAAGGGATTACTTCCCCGATAAAGTTAGCCTCCAGTACGCTAAAAATTTCAGTGTTAGCTACCATAAAAACTACAAGGTAGTACGGACCAATGCACAACTAAGCTCCTGGGAAGGCAATGGAGAAGAAGCAAAAGAAGATATAGTAGTACTGGTTCAACGAGGTACTCCAGCACCAGCGCTAACTGGTGATTTGAAGGATGCTACAATTATCCAGATACCAGCAAAACGAGTAGCCGTTAATATTCAAAATGGAGAGGTTTTCCTAAATGAACTGGGTCTTTCGGATAACATTGTAGCAGTTGGAGGAGCGGTTTCCTATGATGATTCAATCCGAGAGAAAGTAATTAACCAGGAGCTTGCCCAGGTTGGGTATAGCTGGCATCGGCCTGCTAATATGGAAGTGTTGCTAGAAGAGAAAGTGGATCTTTTCTTGATGAATCTTTCCAACCTAGATTTTGCTGAAGTACTGGACAGGAGTCGGCAGCTGGGGATTCCGGCTACCCCGGTATTTGAGTGGTCTGAAGGAAATTATTTAGCCAGGGCAGAATGGATAAAGTTCTATTCACTTTTTTTCAATGCGGAAGCGAGAGCAGACTCGGTATTCAATGAGATTGTTGAACAGGTTGAGGAAATACGAGCATTAACATCAACCATCAATGTAAATGATAAGCCCACCATGATTTGGGGATATTATTCAGGTGATGACAGATGGATTGTTCATCGAAATAGTATAGAAGCCCAGTTTATGAGAGATATAGGGGTGCTGAATATACTCGAAGATTTTTCTCGTCCTGTGCGAAATGAAGGGGAATCCATCTCCAGCGAAGAGCTGCTCACAACCGCACGTAATGCCTCTCATTGGATGATCGGGGATATACACTCAGAATCACTCCCTTCTGAAAACTATATGAAGAATTTTAACTCCTGGAGTTCCGGGAGGTTATATCACAATATGAAGAGGAGTAAACCTGAAGCTAATGCCTTTGATTGGTATGGCAGGGCGATCGTAAGGCCAGATTTAATTCTAGCCGACATGACTAAGCTTATCTATCCGGAAATAGACCTGGATCACAAGCTCTATTTCATGGATCACTTTGATAAGTCGATGAAGCTGCCTCCGGAAACCAGTCAAAGTTTTTATAACTGATGTCTCATAATCCTTCAACAATGAAGCACACCTATTTATTAATTCTTTCAGTTTTCTTGTTTTCCTGTAATCAGGCTCAATCTGATGAAGAACGTTCACTTAATTTCGATGCTGGAAAAGACTATTTCGTTGATAAAATTACCGTGGATTACGCCCAAAACTTCAGTGTTAGCTATCACAACAATTATAAGGTAGTCAAAGCAACAGTAAGCTATGGTGCCGCTGAACAAGATTCAGATTCGCTTTCCTGGATCGACGCTTTTACAGATGTAATGGTTTTGGTTCAGAGAGGAACGCCTGTTCCTCCACTTACCGGGGAGCTTGAAGGAGCTCATGTAATTGAGATTCCTGTAAACACCATTGCTGGAAATGCAGATGATGCGCCCACCCGGTTTTTAGCACTGGAAGTGGATAATAAATTATTGGGGCTTGGTCATAAGGATGTTTATGATCCCGGCCTTAAGGCCCGGTTTGATCAAGGAGAATTACAAGAAATAGGAGCCTCCTGGCATACCGGGCCAAATTTTGAAGTACTCTTAGCGATAGCTCCTGAACTAACGTATCTCACAGCAGCCAGTCTTACTCAGGCAGAGGGGGTATCACGGACGCGGGAATTGGGCCTTAAAGCAGCTCCTGAGTTTTCGTGGAGTGAGACATCCTACCTGGGGCAACTGGAGTGGATAAAATATGATGCTCTTTTCCTGAATGAAGAAGCGCAGGCGAATAAGTTCTTTAATGAAATTAAGGGACGTACTGATTCCCTGATAAACCTGGTAAAGGACGTATCTGATAAGCCTTCCGCTATGTGGGGCATGCACAGTCGAAGTGGAAACTGGACAGTGAGATCAAATGGAGGGATTGCCGAATTGATCACACTGGCGGGAGCGGTTAATCCTTTTGGAGATGCTTCGGCAGCAATAACAAAGACAGAAGCCAATGGCCTTTCTGAGGGCATAACCATTTCTGATGAACTGGTGCTGCAAAAAGCTGAGGATATAGATTTCATTTTTTCATTCCAGTCAACAACAGGCAACTGGCCTACGAAAGCATATATGGAAAATTTCCCGGCGTATCGAAATAAGGATTTGTACCACCACTTTAAACGCTACAAGGATTATGGGGCCAGCGATTGGTACCAATCGGCTCCAATGAGACCAGACATGTTGCTAAGTGATATGATCAAGCTTTTTCACCCAGAGTTATTGCCTGATCATGAATTATTCTTCTTAGCACCCATTGAAATCACACATTAGACTTGTTCAAGAATGTCATCAACAATTGCATCAAATACAGTAACTGAAAGCACAGCAATGAAGCTACCTGGCCATTCGCGTTTATTTCTTTTTCCTGTATTAATGGTACTACTGGTTATAATCTTTTTGATGGAGTTAGGTATAGGCTCTGTCTCCATACCAGCATCAGGGATAATTGATGTTCTACTAGGTTCAGCAAATGCCGAAGCCATTTGGAGTACCATTATTTTAGAACTTCGCTTACCACGTACTTTAGCCGCTATTTTAGGAGGTGCTGCATTAGGAGCAGCTGGATTACAACTTCAAACCTTATTTAAAAATCCGTTAGCAGGCCCATGGGCTCTTGGACTTACGGCAGGAGCTCAGCTAGGTGTAGCACTGGTTGTAACTTTGGCAGCAGTGGTAGGGTCCTCCTTTCTGCAAAACTTCGAATTCATAGGTAACCTGAGTATTGTACTTGGAGCAATGCTGGGTTGTTTAATTGTGTTGCTGTTGATCGTTGCTGTATCAAAATATGTGAGTACGATCACCCTTCTCATTTTTGGGTTAATGCTTGGCTTTTTTGCCCAGGGCTTAATCAGTGTAATTCTACACTTTACCAATGTAGCTCAAACCAGAATTTTCGCGGGTTGGAATGATGGTAGTTTTGCCGGGGTATACTGGGAACATTTTCCTGTGCTGGTACCTATGGTAATCATTGGGCTTGCGGGCGGGTGGCTGATGGCAAAGCCTTTAAACGCATTCCTTCTGGGCGAAAACTACGCGAGAAGCCTGGGAATGTCCGTAAAGCGAACACGGCTAATTACACTAGGCTGTGCCGTGTTATTGGCAGGTCCGGTAACTGCTTATTGCGGCCCTGTATTATTTCTTGGGTTAATTATCCCGCATATGGCGAGGGGACTGTTCAATACATCTGATCATAAAGTTCTTATGCCGGCTGTGATGTTGCTAGGGGCTATTGTCGCTCAGGCTGCAGATCTATTCGTTCATCTTCCCTGGGATAAGCATTTCCTTCATTTAAATGCTGTTAATGCGCTTATAGGGGCGCCAGTGGTAATGTGGGTGATTCTCAAGAATAAAAAAATGAGAGGCTTTGAGGCTTGATTTCAGATTTCAATTGTAGCTAACGAATTATGGAAACCATTCTTAATCTTAAAAATCTGACAACAGGGTATAAGTCCAAAGGTAGCAGTAGTGTAGTAACCTCAAACATTAATGCGGAGTTATACCGGGGCGAATTGGTGTGCTTAATTGGTCCTAATGGGGCCGGGAAATCAACACTCATGCGTACTATTTCAGGCTCTCAAAAACCACTTGCAGGAGAAGTGTTCCTGGATGGAGTTGATATTTATAGCATTCCTCCAAAAAAACTAGCTAAGAATCTAAGTGTAGTACTCACGGAACGTGTAAATGCTGGGATGTTATCCGCCTATGAAGTAATTGCACTTGGGAGATACCCACATACGAACTGGTCCGGAAAGCTTGATACTCAGGATCACAGGATTATCCAGGAAGCTATAGAAATGACAGGAGCCCAGGATCTGGTTGAACGGTCTCTTTCTGAATTAAGTGATGGAGAGCGCCAGAAAATTATGATTGCCCGTGCTTTTGCGCAGGAACCGGAGATAATGATACTGGATGAAGTAACTGCTTTCCTGGATTTACCAAGGCGGGTTGAAATCATGAAGCTTTTACGGAACATGGCTAGCGAATCGAAGAAATCTATTCTTCTATCCACTCATGATATGGATTTAGCTTTGCGCGGATCCGACAGAATCTGGTTGCTTCCAAAAGATGGTTCATTGCATATAGGTTCTCCAGAAGATTTAGTACTAAATGGGTCTTTTGAAGCAGCCTTTGAAAGTGAAGGCATCAACTTCGACAAGCAAAGTGGCTCCTTCAATATCCATAATGAGTACAGGAAAAGAGTAGCTCTTAAAGGAGATGGGCATAATATGCTCTGGACAGAAAGAGCTTTGTTGAGGAATGGTATTTCTATAGATCCCGATGCGAATGTTCTTGTGACAGCAGAAACATTGGTAGGAAAGCATCAATGGTCCATCTCCTCCGACGATCACAGTGGTAGCTATGAATCTATTTACGAATTGATCCAGGAACTAAACCTTCTTGAAAATCAAATGGCATGAACAACAAAGAAACTTAGATGACTAAGTACAATTAACCGATAATCCATGAGCCATGATTTGACCGTCGTGGCTTCTCTTACTCACTTAACTTTTTAATATAGTATATATGAATACCTCAAATAAAATACCCATTACTATTCTTACCGGGTTTTTAGGATCAGGGAAAACGACTCTTTTAAATCACATATTGGCCAATAACTCAGGTAAAAAAATAGCAGTTATTGTAAATGAATTCGGCGAGGTGAATGTGGATGCCAAATTGGTTCAGCACACCACTGAAGAAATGATCGAATTATCCAATGGGTGTATTTGCTGTACTCTTCGTGGCGATCTCATCGAAGGGGTCGACAAAATACTAAACGAGAATAACATCGATGCACTGGTTATTGAATCTACTGGTATTGGAGAGCCTATCCCTATTGCACAGGCATTTTATGTACATCCTGAAATATTAGAAGCCAATCCAGACCTGCCAGATATACAAGACCGGGTATTTGTAGATGCAATCATCACTGTTATAGACAGCGCCCAGTTCTTTGATATGTACGAAAAGCAGTCGCTCATTCCTGATGACGATTTTGGAAGAGGCTATAGTCAGTTACTTGCTGAGCAGGTAGAAGGAGCTGATATCTTACTCTTAAATAAAGTTGATGAAAGTACAGATCAGGAACTGACAAAACTCACGGATTTATTGAAGCTAATGAACCCGCGAGCAAAAATGCTTAAGACTACTTATGGAGAAGTTCCAATAGATGAAATTGTGGACACTAACATTTTTGACATAGAAGTAGCGGAAGATTCTTCTCTTTGGGTTGCTGAACTGGAAAAAGAGCCCGGATCAGAATCCGAAGAATATGGGATTGGAACCTTTGTCTTCAAATCCGTCGCGCGATTTGATGAGGAAAAACTGATAAGGCTTTTCCAAAGTGAGTTTCCTCAAAATATCCTTAGATCAAAAGGGATTGTTACCATTAAGAACACAGATGCCGCTTTTTTATGGAACCAGGCTGGAAAGTTTATAAAATTTGATCCGATTGGGAGATTTAATAACCCGGACTATACCTATAATGAGATTGTTTTTATCGGAACCGGGGTTAACGAAAAGTCCATCAATTCATGGCTGAGCAAAGCATTAGTTGCTTAATGGTAGCCTGAAGCTATTCGAAAATGACCCCATCATTTGATGTCTTGATTATTGGTGGAGGTGTACATGGTGTACATCTCTTCCATCTTATCAAAAAGCGAACGGAAAATAAGCTGACCATTGGAATTGCGGACCCTAATCCGGCTCCGCTTCATAATTGGAAGCATTGTACTTCAAATAGTGGTATGGAGTTTTTGCGATCCCCTTCCGTTCATCATGTGGATATCGACCCTTTCGCATTGCAGAAATTCTCCGACCATCATTCAATACAGCCTAAACCTTTTGTCGCTCCTCGCAATAGGCCATCGCTCAATTTGTTTAATGCTCATGTGCGGGATGTTCTTTCGGCATATAAACAAGAGGATTATTGGATACAAACCCAGATTACCGATATCGAATTACATTCTATGGGTGCGCGTATTTTTTCAGAAGATGGAGAGATTCATGCTCGTCATATTATTCTTGCTATAGGCAATGGCGGACAACTAAATATGCCTGAATGGGCGAATAGCCTGGCATCAAAAGCATTTCCTGTACATCATATTTATAGTCCCGATTTTTCAGTAAAGGCATATAAAGAGGGTTTTCATACCGTTGTAGTAGGTAGTGGGATGGGAGCAGTACAGACATTTATAAAGCTTGCTGAAAGTTACTCCGGGAAAATAACCTTGTTAACTCCCGGGAAAATCAATGTATCTCAATACGATATTGATCCAGGCTGGATGGGGCCGAAATATTTGCATCGCTTCTATTCAGAACAACGCACTTTTAAAAGACGAGCAATGATTTCATCAGCTCGTAAGCGAGGTACCATCACTCCTGATATAAATTGGAAATTGAACCAGGTTCTGAAAATGGAACATGCCCATCACGTGATTGGGAAGATTAAATCGGGCGAGTTATTTGGGAGTGATAATGCATTTCTCAATTTAGAAGGTGAAGGGCATTTATTCTGTGATCAGATTTTGGTGGGTACCGGATTCTCACCAACCATAAATAGCACGTTGATTCAAAACCTGAAAAACAATAGTCATCTTAAATGTGCAGAATGCGGGTATCCAATTATTGATCCATTTTTACGTTGGCATGAGCATCTGAGTGTATCTGGGGAACTTGCCGAGCTGGAAATAGGGCCTGGAGCAAAAAATATTATTGGAGCAAGGCACGCTGGGGAAAGGATACAACGTTTATTTTGATGATTTAACAATTTAACTACCTAGTATATAGTCAGGGCTATTGCAAGTCTGGAATTAACCAGCGAATTTTTCATTGTAAAAATTACACCACCTTAAATACTCTTATCAAATGAAAACCATTTTCCAACAAACGAGATTTATGTTGTTAGCATTGCTTTTCCTGGGTTATACAGGAACCGTATTTGCCCAAAATGCTGAAGAATCTACCCTCAGAATGGTAGCCTGGAACATCGAGCACCTGGCCGAAAATGATGGAGAGGGCTGTGTTGCCAGAAGCGAAGCTGATTATGCTAAACTTCGAGCTTTTGCAGAGTCTATGGATGCAGATGTGGTTGCATTACAAGAAGTAGAATCAGCAAAAGC
This DNA window, taken from Balneola sp., encodes the following:
- a CDS encoding ABC transporter substrate-binding protein, with product MMSLTSFSGLGKSTWLILSLVFLLSCNRAQSGTEQTLDYDAGRDYFPDKVSLQYAKNFSVSYHKNYKVVRTNAQLSSWEGNGEEAKEDIVVLVQRGTPAPALTGDLKDATIIQIPAKRVAVNIQNGEVFLNELGLSDNIVAVGGAVSYDDSIREKVINQELAQVGYSWHRPANMEVLLEEKVDLFLMNLSNLDFAEVLDRSRQLGIPATPVFEWSEGNYLARAEWIKFYSLFFNAEARADSVFNEIVEQVEEIRALTSTINVNDKPTMIWGYYSGDDRWIVHRNSIEAQFMRDIGVLNILEDFSRPVRNEGESISSEELLTTARNASHWMIGDIHSESLPSENYMKNFNSWSSGRLYHNMKRSKPEANAFDWYGRAIVRPDLILADMTKLIYPEIDLDHKLYFMDHFDKSMKLPPETSQSFYN
- a CDS encoding DUF3526 domain-containing protein encodes the protein MLIQNIIHEIRLLSRSYWFLALSLIFILLCLYAGYNGMTHHEFRTVELDQAKAEQQELIDNVFSVAQAVQNGESPDNAYRLSPMNASISTGALAYMAPEPLNMFAIGQSDLYTHQIKISAREDIATLTFTEMSNPVQLLFGNFDLVFVFTYLIPLIIIAFTYNLQSQELESGRLKLLASSPINPKIWLFQRYLTRFLSICFILGVINILLLLVLNADPDARLTSMALATFAYLCFWFAVSFLVNVFGTTSGQNAVVLLSIWIVLVLIIPATVNQQANSIYPTPSRVLLLNEIRETKKELSEEQDKVLAEYLRNHPELARNEGENRFAYWQGFFASQEMMEQSLSPLIEQFDTQLAKQSSWVNTWRFLSPAILFQSSFTELAGTSSRQYNEFKAGVKDFSISWREFFMPMVFENRMLTISDLELLPSFEHQVTVDRRFTSTNLIALMAISGLLLAIGFRKQQMLFQL
- a CDS encoding ABC transporter ATP-binding protein → MMETILNLKNLTTGYKSKGSSSVVTSNINAELYRGELVCLIGPNGAGKSTLMRTISGSQKPLAGEVFLDGVDIYSIPPKKLAKNLSVVLTERVNAGMLSAYEVIALGRYPHTNWSGKLDTQDHRIIQEAIEMTGAQDLVERSLSELSDGERQKIMIARAFAQEPEIMILDEVTAFLDLPRRVEIMKLLRNMASESKKSILLSTHDMDLALRGSDRIWLLPKDGSLHIGSPEDLVLNGSFEAAFESEGINFDKQSGSFNIHNEYRKRVALKGDGHNMLWTERALLRNGISIDPDANVLVTAETLVGKHQWSISSDDHSGSYESIYELIQELNLLENQMA
- a CDS encoding ABC transporter substrate-binding protein, producing MSHNPSTMKHTYLLILSVFLFSCNQAQSDEERSLNFDAGKDYFVDKITVDYAQNFSVSYHNNYKVVKATVSYGAAEQDSDSLSWIDAFTDVMVLVQRGTPVPPLTGELEGAHVIEIPVNTIAGNADDAPTRFLALEVDNKLLGLGHKDVYDPGLKARFDQGELQEIGASWHTGPNFEVLLAIAPELTYLTAASLTQAEGVSRTRELGLKAAPEFSWSETSYLGQLEWIKYDALFLNEEAQANKFFNEIKGRTDSLINLVKDVSDKPSAMWGMHSRSGNWTVRSNGGIAELITLAGAVNPFGDASAAITKTEANGLSEGITISDELVLQKAEDIDFIFSFQSTTGNWPTKAYMENFPAYRNKDLYHHFKRYKDYGASDWYQSAPMRPDMLLSDMIKLFHPELLPDHELFFLAPIEITH
- a CDS encoding iron ABC transporter permease; the protein is MSSTIASNTVTESTAMKLPGHSRLFLFPVLMVLLVIIFLMELGIGSVSIPASGIIDVLLGSANAEAIWSTIILELRLPRTLAAILGGAALGAAGLQLQTLFKNPLAGPWALGLTAGAQLGVALVVTLAAVVGSSFLQNFEFIGNLSIVLGAMLGCLIVLLLIVAVSKYVSTITLLIFGLMLGFFAQGLISVILHFTNVAQTRIFAGWNDGSFAGVYWEHFPVLVPMVIIGLAGGWLMAKPLNAFLLGENYARSLGMSVKRTRLITLGCAVLLAGPVTAYCGPVLFLGLIIPHMARGLFNTSDHKVLMPAVMLLGAIVAQAADLFVHLPWDKHFLHLNAVNALIGAPVVMWVILKNKKMRGFEA
- a CDS encoding GTP-binding protein, yielding MNTSNKIPITILTGFLGSGKTTLLNHILANNSGKKIAVIVNEFGEVNVDAKLVQHTTEEMIELSNGCICCTLRGDLIEGVDKILNENNIDALVIESTGIGEPIPIAQAFYVHPEILEANPDLPDIQDRVFVDAIITVIDSAQFFDMYEKQSLIPDDDFGRGYSQLLAEQVEGADILLLNKVDESTDQELTKLTDLLKLMNPRAKMLKTTYGEVPIDEIVDTNIFDIEVAEDSSLWVAELEKEPGSESEEYGIGTFVFKSVARFDEEKLIRLFQSEFPQNILRSKGIVTIKNTDAAFLWNQAGKFIKFDPIGRFNNPDYTYNEIVFIGTGVNEKSINSWLSKALVA